The following is a genomic window from Lysinibacillus sp. JNUCC-52.
CTTTTTGCACATGGATTTGGCTGCGATCAAAATATGTGGCGCTATATTACGCCTGCTTTCGAGGAGCAATACCAAATTATTTTGTTTGATTATGTTGGTTCTGGTAATTCAGATTTAAACGCTTATCAATCTGATAAATATCAGTCTCTACAAGGGTACAAGCAAGATGTTTTAGACATAATTGAAGCGCTTGGGCTGCAACAGGTCATTTTTATTGGTCACTCTATTAGTTCAATGATTGGTTTACTTGCATCAATCGAACGCCCTGATTACTTTGAAAAACTAATTATGATTGGACCTTCGCCGCGGTATTTAAATGATGACAATGGCTATGTTGGTGGATTTGAGCTGAGTGATATTACGGAAATATTAGATATGATGGAAATGAATTTTTCAGGTTGGGCTAGCTTTCTAGCACCGATTGCCATGAATAATCCTGACTCTCCTAAACTAACAAAAGAGCTTGAACAAACTTTTAATTCTGCTAACCCACTGATTGCAAGGGAGTTTGCGGAAGTAACGTTTTTATCAGATCATCGAGGCGACTTAACAAAGGCTAGTGTGAGTGTGCCTATTTTAATTATGCAATGTTCGGACGATAGTATCGTTCCAATTGAGGTTGGCGAATATTTGCACAATCATTTAAAAGCCAGTACGTTTCGATTAATGACTGCAAAAGGTCATTATCCTCATATTAGCCATCCTGAGGAAACGATTCAGTTAATTACACAATTTCTGTAATGGAATAAGAAAGGATTATGAATAATTCATGGATAAACGATTGAACTATGCACCTTGTGGATTTATTGCCATTACGCATGATGGAATGATGATAGAGGTGAATCAGACCTTTCTTGAGTGGATAGGTTATGAACGGGTGGATTTATTACACCAGCATATTGAATTGCTAATGTCCAAGCCTAATAAGATGATTTTTCATTCTTATTTTTACCCAACAATAAATCTGAACGATCATGTGGAAGAACTGTTTATCAGTTTAAAGCATCGCGATGGTACTGCGATTCCTTTTCTATTGAATGGTAGGAAGTATATGGTGGGAGAGGCTGAATGTATTGATTGTATTTTAGTGCCTATGAAAAAGCGCATTGATTATGAATTAGAGTTACGCTCAGCTAAAAAGCAATTAGAGGCTGCTTATTTAGAAAAGGATCAGGCTTTAGCTAAATTAGAGCAACTGCATTTGGAAATTGAGCGAAAACAAAATGAGCTTTTAAGCATAAACGCCACATTAGTAGAACTATCCGTTACTGATAAGCTAACAGGATTGAAGAACAGAAGGTTTTTTCAAGAGAAGCTTGAGGAGCAACTTGCTATATTCGATGAAACAGCACAACTATTCTCTCTTTTAATTTTGGATATCGATCATTTTAAAAAGGTAAATGATACATACGGACATCAAGTAGGTGATGAAGTTCTTGCCCAATTGGCACGAATTTTAAATGCGCATGCCCGACAAGATGATGTCGTCGCTCGTTATGGTGGAGAGGAATTTGTTATTATTTTACCTGAAACAGATGTAGATACGTCGAGGACGATTGCTGAGCAAATACGTCGGGTTGTTGAACAGGCGGAATGGCAAACTGGTAAAGTCACGATAAGTATCGGTATTGCGACCGTAACAGAAAAGGATACAGATGCAACGATTTTGAAAAAGGCAGATCAAGCATTATATGTATCGAAAGAGAACGGAAGAAATAGGGTAAGCACTTTTGAGTGCCTGACACCCAAACAATTCTGACAATTGGCTACATTTTGCTGGACTATGTAATTTGTTGTTTTCTACTGTATAATAATGAACAGTAAATAGGAAAAAGGCGGTACGAAAGACGATGAAGAGAATAGAATCTACGCAAAATGCGTTGGTAAAATATTGGAAAAAATTAGCGACTACACGAAAAGAACGTGAGCGTTCAGGTGAGTTTTTAGTTGAGGGATTCCATTTAGTAGAAGAAGCGCTGAAAAATAGTGGTCAAGTGTTACAGCTAATTGTGCGAGAGGGTGTTGACTTACCGATGCTATGGCCAATTGATGATGTGGCAATGGTAGAAGTAACGGCAGCTGTTGCAAAGGAATTTGCTGAGACCGAGACTTCACAAGGTGTGTTTGCTGTTTGTAAGCAAATGACGGTAGAGCAAGATGTCATGGGTTCATGGCGCAAAGTCCTTTTAATCGATGCTGTACAAGATCCAGGTAACATTGGCACAATGATTCGAACAGCAGATGCAGCTGGTTTAGATGCGGTTATACTTGGCAAAGGCTGTGCAGATCTTTATAACCCGAAAACGTTGCGCTCTGCTCAAGGGTCACATTTCCATATTCCAGTGATTCGTGGGGAATTAGAGGATTGGATCGATATGCTTCAGGATAATGGTGTTCCAGTATTTGGAACGGCGCTTGATGAAGATGCTGTCATTTATCATGATATTCAGCATACAGGTGCTTTCGCTATTATGATGGGGAATGAAGGCAGTGGCATTAATCCACAGTTATTAGCAATGACCGATCAAAATATGATTATTCCTATTTTCGGACAAGCAGAATCATTAAATGTCGCTGTTGCAACGGGTATTGTTTTGTATGGATTTGTAAAATAGGTTTTGTTTTACGTGCGTAACACTAGTCAAAACGCCGATAATAAGCTGGCAATCGCCGATGAAACCAGGGCAATCGCCGATAGAATGTCAGGAATAGCCGATAAAACAATGGCAATCGCCGATAGAACGTCAGGAATCGCCGTTAAATCATGTCATACTGCTATAGGGAACAGATGCCCCTTGCTTTGAAGTGGCGTCATAATGTATAATCACATTTAAAATGTAATTAAGTATATTGAAATGCTTTGACCAGGAAGTAGTAAAGATTGTGAATGGACGACAGGGAGCGTAGGCCGAAGATTGAGAGCCAGCGCCGAGCCAATGCAATTTTGAATTCAGCCTGCGAGCAGCTACCGGGACCAGCAAGTGAAACGGCTGTAAAGGTATGCCGGCTTCAATCGAGTCGTTATGTCAATGAAGTGATTGTACGAAGTTGATCGTGCAATAACTAGGGTGGTACCGCGAATATGTCCTCGTCCCTTTTTTGGGGGCGAGGTTTTTTTGTGCCATTTGTGCAAGCGGGCACTTATATGAACAAGGAGGTTTTACACATGGAAGAGCAATTAAAGCAATTAGAGCAAGAAGCGCTAGCGAAAATTGAAGCAGCAGCAAATTTAAAAGAATTAAATGATGTACGTGTCGCTTATTTAGGAAAAAAGGGACCAATCACAGATTTATTAAAAGGCATGGGGAAACTATCGGCTGAAGAGCGTCCGAAAATGGGTGCTTTAGTTAATACGGTTCGTGAAAATGTCACTGCGGTGCTAGAAGCAAAAGTAACTGTTTTAGAAGAAGCAGCTATTGCCGAAAAATTAGCAAGTGAGTCGATTGATGTTACATTACCTGGTCGTGACATTAAAGTAGGGAACCGTCACCCATTAACACGCGTTATCGAAGAAATTGAAGATTTATTTATCGGGATGGGTTATGAAATTGCTGAAGGACCAGAAGTAGAAAAGGATTACTATAACTTTGAAGCTTTAAACTTACCAAAAGGTCACCCTGCTCGTGATATGCAGGATTCGTTCTATATTTCCGAGGAAATATTATTACGTACACATACATCGCCAGTACAGGCACGCACAATGGAAGAGAAAAAAGGCGAATCTATCCGTATCATTTGTCCAGGGAAAGTATTCCGTCGTGATAATGACGACGCAACACACTCTCACCAATTTATGCAAATTGAAGGTTTAGTCATTGGCGAAAATATTCGAATGAGCGACCTTAAAGGTACGTTAGATACGTTAGCGAAAAAAATGTTCGGTGCAGATCGTGAAATACGTTTACGCCCAAGCTTCTTCCCATTCACAGAGCCATCTGTTGAGATGGACATTTCTTGCTTTAAATGCGGCGGCTCAGGCTGTAACGTATGTAAAGGCACAGGTTGGATTGAAATTTTAGGTGCAGGTATGGTACACCCAAATGTGCTTGAAATGGCAGGCTACGATCCGAAGAAAGTTTCTGGTTTCGCATTTGGTATTGGTGCAGAACGTATTGCGATGTTGAAATATGGTGTCGACGATATTCGTCATTTCTATACAAGTGATACACGTTTCTTATCACAATTCGAGCGAACAGAGGCGTAAGGGGGACTATAAATGTTAGTATCATTAGAATGGTTAAAAGATTATGTAAGTACACAGGACTTAGCGCCTGAAGATTTAGCAGAAAAAATTACACGCTCAGGTATTGAAGTAGACGCAGTTATTGACCGTGCTAGCGGCATGGATAAAGTCGTTGTCGGCTATGTTGTGTCAAAGGAGAAGCACCCTGAAGCTGATAAATTAAACATTTGCCAAGTTGATGTTGGAGAAGCAGAGCCACAACAAATTATTTGTGGAGCGCCAAACGTAGATGCAGGGCAAAAAGTAATCGTTGCTCGTCCTGGTGCACATTTACCAGGAGGCATTAAAATTAAAAAAGCAAAACTTCGTGGGCACGAGTCAAACGGCATGATTTGTTCATTACAAGAGCTTGGTATTGAAGGTAAGTTAGTACCGAAAGCTTATGCTGAAGGCATTTATGTGTTGCCAGCAGATGCAGAGGTGGGCTCTGATGCACTAGCGGTTTTAGGTCTTCGTGATACTGTGCTTGAGCTTGGCTTAACACCAAACCGCTCCGATGCGCTTTCAATGCTAGGCGTGGCTTATGAGGTTGGTGCAATTCTGTCAGAAGAAGTAAAGTACCCAGAAATCGAATATCATACATCTTCCGAAAAAGCAGGGGACTTATTAAAGCTTCGCGTGGAAGATTTGCAAGCGAACCCAATGTACGTAGCGAAAGTTGTGAAAAACGTTAAAATTGCAGAGTCACCAATGTGGTTACAGCACCGATTAATGGCAGCTGGAGTACGTCCTCACAATAATGTAGTCGATGTGACAAACTATATTTTAATGGAATATGGTCAACCGCTTCATGCATTTGACTACGATAGCTTAGCTACAGGTGAAATTGTTGTTCGTAAAGCAACAGAAGGTGAAAAAATTACGACTTTAGATGACCAAGAACGTACATTAAAGGCAACTGATTTAGTCATTACTAATGGCAAGGAGCCAGTAGCGATTGCAGGTGTAATGGGTGGAGCAAATTCTGAGGTAACAGAAACGACAACAACTGTAGTTATTGAATCTGCCTATTTCGATGGTTTAACAGTTCGCCAAACTTCACGTAATCTAGGTCTTCGCTCGGATGCATCAGCTCGCTTTGAAAAAGGCGTTGATCCAAACCGAGTAATTCCTGCAGCAGAACGTGCAGCAGCATTACTAGCTGAGTTAGCTGGCGGTGAAGTGTTAGAAGGTACTTGTATCGTTGATGAATTAGATAAAACACCAGCTCGTGTTGTTGTCTCTCCAGACTTTATTAACGAACGTCTTGGCATGAAAATTTCATTAGAAGATATGCTTTCTATTTTAGAGCGTTTAAAATTCGGTGTAGAAGCAGCGAATGGCTTATTAATTATTGATGCACCAACACGTCGACAAGATATTAAAATTGAAGAAGATATCGTTGAAGAAATTGCACGTTTATATGGTTATGATGAAATTCCAATGACTTTACCAGAGGGTGCAAACCAAGTTGGGCAATTGACAGCTTACCAAGCGAATCGTCGTGTCGTGCGTGACTATTTAGAAGGTGCAGGCCTTTATCAGGCTGTTACTTATTCTTTAACATCTGAAGCACTATCACAACGCTTTGCACTAAAAGCTGAGCCTGTAACACGTTTATTAATGCCGATGAGTGAAGACCGTTCAACACTGCGCCAAAGCTTGATTCCACATTTAATTGAAGCAGCAGCCTATAACGTTGCGCGTAAAGCAGATAGCGTAGCATTATATGAAGTTGGTTCTGTGTTCCTTGGTCAAACAGAAGAGGGGCTACCTTTTGAAGAAGAGCATGTAGCTGCTGTTTTAACAGGTAAATGGTTAGATCATGCTTGGCAAGGTGAGAAAAAGGAAGTAGACTTCTTTGTACTAAAAGGAATTATTGAGGGTGTCATTGGCAAGCTTGGATTAACAGATCGCATTGCATTTGTTAAAACAGAGGTAGCTGGCTTACATCCTGGACGAACAGCAAGTATTTTATTAGACGGAGAACAAGTTGGTATTATCGGTGGCTTACATCCTGCAGAACAAAAGTCATGGGGTGTCAAAGATACGTATGTAATGGAAATGAATTTAGTAGCATTACTTCATGCGAATGCAAGTGAAGCACCACTTGGTTATAAAGCGGTTCCTCGTTTCCCTGCGATGTCTCGTGATATCGCGCTTGTTATGGACCGTGCAACAGCAGCAGGTGAAGTAATTACTGCGATACGTTCAGCGGGTGTGAAGCTGTTGAAGGACATTCGCGTGTTTGATGTCTATGAAGGTGAAAAAATGGAAGCAGGTAAAAAATCTGTTGCCTTCTCATTAACATACTTCGATCCAGAACGAACATTAACAGATGATGAGGTAGTTGCAGCACATAACAAAGTGTTAAAAACAATTGCTACAATTGAAGGAACAGAAGTACGTTAATTTATACTAATTTAACAAGCTGTTTCGAAATTAGAGACAGCTTAGAGTGTCGACAAAAGGCACCAAGAAATTACTCTTGGTGCCTTTTGTCTTTTTTAATACCTATTAAGTTAATTGGAGCGAAGGGCCCGCGGAAAGCGTCAGCCCGTAGCGGAAATCAATGTAATAGTCCTAAATATATTGAGTGGTTGAAAAGAGCAACTATCGAATACATTTAATTTTTATCTTTTGGAAAAGCATGCAATCTAGTTGATTGGAGCGAAGGGCTGGCGACTCCTGCGGGAACGCACGCCACGTAAGACGCAACAATCCGCGCGATAGCGAGGGTTGCGGCTTACGGTGTGCCCGCGGAAAGCGTCAGCCCGTAGCGGAAATCAACGTAATAAGACCTCTATATATTTATTTTAACTTCCGAGCCTTTTCTGTATTAGCAAAATGCCATTTTGTGATGGAGCGCAAAAATTCCTCCCCTTGTCCACGCCAAATTCGGGCAGCTAGTGCATCAACTTTACTTGATGCCCCTTTTTGTAACTCTATGCCAGCAAGCTCACTTAGTCGATCCATTTCCTTTAAGAATGCAGCGCGAGCTAAAATCGAAGCAGTAGCAACTGAAACATGTAATTGTTCAGCTTTCGTTGAAAATAGTACATCCTCTTTTACAATGTCCCGCTCATTTTTTAAATAATTGTAATAGACGCCGCGTTCAGCAAACTGATCAATTAAAATATGCGTAGGTTTTTCAGGTGCCATTTTTGACAGTGTATTGCCGAGCGCCTTATTATGCATCATTGCTTTCATTTTACCCTGAGAGTAGCCACGTGCTTGTAATACATTATATTTTTCATTGCGCAATACGAGTACGCTATGGATACATGCTGCACGTAAATCAGGTGCTATTTTGCGCATATAGTCATCAGTAAGCATTTTAGAATCTTTAACACCGAGCTCATTTATTAGTTCTATTTTTGTAGAAGGAACGTAAACTGCAGCGACTGTTATAGGACCAAAATAATCGCCTGTCCCCGTTTCATCGGAGCCTAACACAGACATTGAGGCAAAGCCTTCTGGAAGCGTATCGCCTTTTGCTCCAATGGTTGAGGACTTTTGAGTAGTTGCTACCCCAGTGGCACCCCAACGTGCGGCTTCTCGCTCAGCTCCCCCGCCTTGGAACATACATTTCCCTGATTTATACATCGTAATAGCTGTATCAGGAAGTTTTGCGGCAAACACCACACCTGGTGCTTTTCGCTCCACAAAATAACTTGCGTAATAAGACATCACCTCTTTTTGTGCATTTGTTGAAATTAATAGTACAATATTTGACATTTAACCGTTCCTTTCTATCCTCATTGTTCACAATTTTATACCTTTCATGTTATGATAATATATAGCTTTTTTGTGTGGACGTTGCTCATTACTGTCAAAATCGTGAGCAAAATGATTTTATTGGAGGGTGCGACTATGGAAAATCAAGAAAAGAATAAAATTTCTGTGGAAATATATGGTCATACATATAAAATGGTCGGCTCCGAATCCATTGGACACATGCGACTTGTCGCTTCTATTGTTGATGACCGTATGCGCGAAATGAATTTAC
Proteins encoded in this region:
- a CDS encoding alpha/beta fold hydrolase, giving the protein MMDVVVRNNVKIIGKGQKPILFAHGFGCDQNMWRYITPAFEEQYQIILFDYVGSGNSDLNAYQSDKYQSLQGYKQDVLDIIEALGLQQVIFIGHSISSMIGLLASIERPDYFEKLIMIGPSPRYLNDDNGYVGGFELSDITEILDMMEMNFSGWASFLAPIAMNNPDSPKLTKELEQTFNSANPLIAREFAEVTFLSDHRGDLTKASVSVPILIMQCSDDSIVPIEVGEYLHNHLKASTFRLMTAKGHYPHISHPEETIQLITQFL
- a CDS encoding sensor domain-containing diguanylate cyclase, which gives rise to MDKRLNYAPCGFIAITHDGMMIEVNQTFLEWIGYERVDLLHQHIELLMSKPNKMIFHSYFYPTINLNDHVEELFISLKHRDGTAIPFLLNGRKYMVGEAECIDCILVPMKKRIDYELELRSAKKQLEAAYLEKDQALAKLEQLHLEIERKQNELLSINATLVELSVTDKLTGLKNRRFFQEKLEEQLAIFDETAQLFSLLILDIDHFKKVNDTYGHQVGDEVLAQLARILNAHARQDDVVARYGGEEFVIILPETDVDTSRTIAEQIRRVVEQAEWQTGKVTISIGIATVTEKDTDATILKKADQALYVSKENGRNRVSTFECLTPKQF
- a CDS encoding TrmH family RNA methyltransferase translates to MKRIESTQNALVKYWKKLATTRKERERSGEFLVEGFHLVEEALKNSGQVLQLIVREGVDLPMLWPIDDVAMVEVTAAVAKEFAETETSQGVFAVCKQMTVEQDVMGSWRKVLLIDAVQDPGNIGTMIRTADAAGLDAVILGKGCADLYNPKTLRSAQGSHFHIPVIRGELEDWIDMLQDNGVPVFGTALDEDAVIYHDIQHTGAFAIMMGNEGSGINPQLLAMTDQNMIIPIFGQAESLNVAVATGIVLYGFVK
- the pheS gene encoding phenylalanine--tRNA ligase subunit alpha, whose translation is MEEQLKQLEQEALAKIEAAANLKELNDVRVAYLGKKGPITDLLKGMGKLSAEERPKMGALVNTVRENVTAVLEAKVTVLEEAAIAEKLASESIDVTLPGRDIKVGNRHPLTRVIEEIEDLFIGMGYEIAEGPEVEKDYYNFEALNLPKGHPARDMQDSFYISEEILLRTHTSPVQARTMEEKKGESIRIICPGKVFRRDNDDATHSHQFMQIEGLVIGENIRMSDLKGTLDTLAKKMFGADREIRLRPSFFPFTEPSVEMDISCFKCGGSGCNVCKGTGWIEILGAGMVHPNVLEMAGYDPKKVSGFAFGIGAERIAMLKYGVDDIRHFYTSDTRFLSQFERTEA
- the pheT gene encoding phenylalanine--tRNA ligase subunit beta — its product is MLVSLEWLKDYVSTQDLAPEDLAEKITRSGIEVDAVIDRASGMDKVVVGYVVSKEKHPEADKLNICQVDVGEAEPQQIICGAPNVDAGQKVIVARPGAHLPGGIKIKKAKLRGHESNGMICSLQELGIEGKLVPKAYAEGIYVLPADAEVGSDALAVLGLRDTVLELGLTPNRSDALSMLGVAYEVGAILSEEVKYPEIEYHTSSEKAGDLLKLRVEDLQANPMYVAKVVKNVKIAESPMWLQHRLMAAGVRPHNNVVDVTNYILMEYGQPLHAFDYDSLATGEIVVRKATEGEKITTLDDQERTLKATDLVITNGKEPVAIAGVMGGANSEVTETTTTVVIESAYFDGLTVRQTSRNLGLRSDASARFEKGVDPNRVIPAAERAAALLAELAGGEVLEGTCIVDELDKTPARVVVSPDFINERLGMKISLEDMLSILERLKFGVEAANGLLIIDAPTRRQDIKIEEDIVEEIARLYGYDEIPMTLPEGANQVGQLTAYQANRRVVRDYLEGAGLYQAVTYSLTSEALSQRFALKAEPVTRLLMPMSEDRSTLRQSLIPHLIEAAAYNVARKADSVALYEVGSVFLGQTEEGLPFEEEHVAAVLTGKWLDHAWQGEKKEVDFFVLKGIIEGVIGKLGLTDRIAFVKTEVAGLHPGRTASILLDGEQVGIIGGLHPAEQKSWGVKDTYVMEMNLVALLHANASEAPLGYKAVPRFPAMSRDIALVMDRATAAGEVITAIRSAGVKLLKDIRVFDVYEGEKMEAGKKSVAFSLTYFDPERTLTDDEVVAAHNKVLKTIATIEGTEVR
- the rnhC gene encoding ribonuclease HIII; translated protein: MSNIVLLISTNAQKEVMSYYASYFVERKAPGVVFAAKLPDTAITMYKSGKCMFQGGGAEREAARWGATGVATTQKSSTIGAKGDTLPEGFASMSVLGSDETGTGDYFGPITVAAVYVPSTKIELINELGVKDSKMLTDDYMRKIAPDLRAACIHSVLVLRNEKYNVLQARGYSQGKMKAMMHNKALGNTLSKMAPEKPTHILIDQFAERGVYYNYLKNERDIVKEDVLFSTKAEQLHVSVATASILARAAFLKEMDRLSELAGIELQKGASSKVDALAARIWRGQGEEFLRSITKWHFANTEKARKLK
- the zapA gene encoding cell division protein ZapA, encoding MENQEKNKISVEIYGHTYKMVGSESIGHMRLVASIVDDRMREMNLHNPSLDSTKLAVLTAVNTVHDYLLLKEQIELLEEELKKLKG